From a region of the Acidimicrobiia bacterium genome:
- a CDS encoding response regulator transcription factor, with the protein MRVLVVEDEPTAATGVQRCLSADGLDVEIVDDGAVALARTRADPFDFIVLDFLLPSMNGYRVCEAIRSDGNWTPILMLTAKSGEYDEAEGLELGADDFLVKPFSVIVLQARVRALLRRPRHGPGALVAGDLRLDTLRRRCTRGDVVVDLTARETEVLAHLIERAGETVGKAELLDAVWGSAFRGDPNIVEVYVAHLRRKLDEPFARHSIETVRGAGYRLRPDEP; encoded by the coding sequence GTGCGCGTGCTGGTGGTCGAGGACGAGCCGACCGCCGCGACCGGCGTGCAGCGGTGCCTGTCGGCCGACGGGCTCGACGTCGAGATCGTCGACGACGGCGCGGTCGCGCTCGCGCGCACCCGGGCCGACCCGTTCGACTTCATCGTGCTCGACTTCCTGCTGCCGTCGATGAACGGCTACCGGGTGTGCGAGGCGATCAGATCGGACGGGAACTGGACGCCGATCCTCATGCTCACCGCGAAGTCGGGCGAGTACGACGAGGCCGAGGGGCTCGAGCTCGGGGCGGACGACTTCCTGGTCAAGCCGTTCTCGGTGATCGTGCTCCAGGCCCGTGTCCGCGCGCTCCTGCGGCGGCCGCGCCACGGTCCCGGTGCGCTGGTGGCCGGCGACCTGCGTCTGGACACGCTGCGGCGCCGTTGCACGCGTGGCGATGTCGTCGTCGATCTGACCGCGCGTGAGACCGAGGTGCTCGCGCACCTGATCGAGCGGGCCGGTGAGACCGTCGGGAAGGCCGAGCTGCTCGACGCGGTGTGGGGGTCGGCGTTCCGCGGCGACCCGAACATCGTCGAGGTGTACGTCGCGCACCTCCGCCGGAAGCTCGACGAGCCGTTCGCGCGGCACAGCATCGAGACGGTCCGCGGCGCGGGGTACCGGCTCCGACCGGACGAACCGTGA
- a CDS encoding VOC family protein — MPAIIPNLWFDTEAVEAAEFYVSIFPNSRITNVTHYTEAGPRPAGSVLTVDYVLDGQRYTALNGGPEFTFDEAISLVVECEDQDEVDYYWSKLSDGGEEGPCGWLKDRYGLSWQIVPTVMNEVLNDPDRAKVARVVRAMFTMKKLDVAALQAAADGD, encoded by the coding sequence ATGCCCGCGATCATCCCGAACCTGTGGTTCGACACCGAGGCCGTCGAGGCGGCCGAGTTCTACGTCTCGATCTTCCCGAACTCGCGGATCACGAACGTCACGCACTACACGGAGGCCGGACCGCGACCGGCGGGCTCGGTCCTCACCGTCGACTACGTGCTCGACGGGCAGCGCTACACCGCGCTCAACGGCGGGCCCGAGTTCACCTTCGACGAGGCGATCAGCCTCGTCGTCGAGTGCGAGGACCAGGACGAGGTCGACTACTACTGGTCGAAGCTGTCGGACGGCGGCGAAGAGGGGCCGTGCGGCTGGCTGAAGGACCGCTACGGGCTGTCCTGGCAGATCGTTCCCACCGTCATGAACGAGGTCCTGAACGATCCCGACCGCGCGAAGGTCGCCCGCGTCGTGCGCGCGATGTTCACGATGAAGAAGCTCGACGTCGCCGCGCTGCAGGCCGCCGCCGACGGCGACTGA
- a CDS encoding methyltransferase domain-containing protein, translated as MNARRDTMIAAQYFVAVSGLAAMRRCLTEPSAVRPRLDDVCRVVEHLDEFPNNLEIPVIEHDVASGYAAWAPRYDGPNPALEAETPIVHALLDGAPRGRALDAACGTGRHAAHLASLGYDVVGVDATDAMLDVARAKLPTSQLLPGRLDALPVDDASVDVLTCSLALTHVAALGPVLREFARVVRPGGWVVTSDMHPIVVALGGTAVFPGEPGTFDIRHVPNLLHGVSEYVTEERDAGLVVDACREAAVPESAITTNPAYAAVPDGVREAFAGLPFILAWRFIRS; from the coding sequence ATGAACGCGCGCCGGGACACGATGATCGCGGCCCAGTACTTCGTCGCGGTGTCCGGGCTCGCCGCGATGCGGCGCTGTCTCACCGAGCCGAGCGCGGTGCGGCCGCGCCTCGACGACGTCTGTCGCGTCGTCGAACATCTCGACGAGTTCCCGAACAATCTCGAGATCCCGGTGATCGAGCACGACGTCGCGTCGGGCTACGCGGCGTGGGCGCCCCGTTACGACGGTCCGAATCCCGCGCTCGAGGCGGAGACGCCGATCGTCCACGCGCTGCTCGACGGCGCGCCACGAGGCCGTGCGCTCGACGCCGCGTGCGGGACCGGCCGCCACGCCGCCCATCTCGCAAGCCTTGGCTACGACGTCGTGGGCGTCGACGCAACCGACGCGATGCTCGACGTCGCACGCGCGAAGCTGCCGACCTCGCAGTTGCTGCCGGGTCGTCTCGACGCGCTACCCGTCGACGACGCGTCCGTGGACGTCCTGACGTGCTCGCTCGCGCTCACCCACGTCGCGGCGCTCGGGCCGGTGCTCCGAGAGTTCGCGCGCGTCGTGCGCCCAGGTGGATGGGTCGTGACCTCCGACATGCATCCGATCGTCGTCGCGCTCGGTGGCACCGCGGTGTTTCCCGGTGAGCCCGGGACGTTCGACATCCGGCACGTGCCGAACCTGCTGCACGGTGTGAGCGAGTACGTCACGGAGGAGCGCGACGCCGGGCTCGTCGTTGATGCATGCCGTGAGGCCGCGGTGCCGGAGAGCGCCATCACCACGAACCCTGCGTACGCGGCAGTCCCGGATGGCGTACGCGAAGCATTCGCGGGGCTCCCGTTCATCCTCGCGTGGCGCTTCATCAGGTCCTGA
- a CDS encoding aldo/keto reductase, whose amino-acid sequence MNDSLAIGGDLNVSRVGFGAMRLTGPGIWGEPRDRDDCIRVLRRAVDLGVELIDTADSYGPFVSERLVAEALHPYPENVVIATKAGLVRDGPGQWRPDGRPQHLKAAVDGSLSRLRLEQIPLLQWHRPDPAVPFEDSLGQLVELKEEGKIRHLGLSNVDDDQLTRALRMTPIVSVQNRYNVDDRSSDGIVDRCESEQLAFIPWAPLAPGGFDRARVPLTTAAERHGATTNQIALAWLLARSPVMLPIPGTSSVAHLEENVAARDITLSDEERETLDHLFD is encoded by the coding sequence ATGAACGACTCCCTCGCCATCGGCGGCGACCTGAACGTCTCCCGGGTGGGTTTCGGCGCGATGCGCCTCACCGGGCCCGGCATCTGGGGCGAGCCCCGCGACCGCGACGACTGCATCCGCGTGCTGCGGCGGGCCGTCGACCTCGGTGTCGAGCTCATCGACACGGCCGACTCGTACGGGCCGTTCGTGAGCGAGCGGCTCGTCGCCGAGGCGCTCCACCCCTATCCCGAGAACGTCGTGATCGCGACGAAGGCCGGCCTTGTGCGCGACGGGCCCGGCCAGTGGCGGCCGGACGGTCGTCCGCAGCACCTGAAGGCCGCCGTCGACGGGAGCCTGTCCCGTCTGAGGCTCGAGCAGATCCCGCTCTTGCAATGGCACCGCCCCGATCCCGCGGTGCCGTTCGAGGACTCGCTCGGCCAGCTCGTCGAGCTGAAGGAGGAGGGCAAGATCCGTCACCTCGGGCTCTCGAACGTCGACGACGACCAGCTGACGCGCGCGCTGCGGATGACGCCGATCGTCAGCGTGCAGAACCGCTACAACGTCGACGACCGTTCGTCGGACGGGATCGTGGACCGGTGCGAGAGCGAGCAGCTCGCGTTCATCCCGTGGGCGCCGCTCGCGCCGGGCGGGTTCGACCGCGCGCGCGTCCCGCTCACGACGGCGGCCGAGCGCCACGGCGCGACGACGAACCAGATCGCGCTCGCGTGGCTGCTCGCGCGATCACCCGTCATGCTGCCGATCCCCGGCACGTCGTCCGTCGCGCACCTCGAGGAGAACGTCGCGGCCCGCGACATCACGCTGTCCGACGAGGAGCGCGAGACGCTCGACCACCTCTTCGACTGA
- a CDS encoding patatin-like phospholipase family protein — translation MDPSTLPRPVTFVLGGGGSLGAIQVGMIRALAAHGVTADRVIGTSVGSVNGAALALEPERAPDRLASVWSAMTRERVFPGGWLGEAITLERTRDHLFPNSGLAEVIAEHLGATTTFGDLALPFAATAMDVATTEPVVLDDGLLLPALLASAAIPAIYPPIFRDGRRLYDGGIVANVPLREAIARGARTLVVLDCSFPGHVPPPPATFAETILFTVLCVMRRQAVLEAPLAAVHVPVVYLPGPAAQSVSPLDFGKTDMLVAGAYDAASAFLDATHVDGPGLYGSP, via the coding sequence ATGGATCCGTCCACGCTGCCGCGACCCGTCACGTTCGTCCTCGGCGGCGGCGGGAGCCTCGGCGCGATCCAGGTCGGCATGATCCGTGCGCTCGCGGCGCACGGCGTGACGGCCGACCGCGTGATCGGCACGTCGGTCGGGTCGGTGAACGGCGCGGCCCTCGCGCTCGAACCCGAACGCGCACCGGACCGTCTCGCGTCGGTCTGGTCGGCGATGACGCGCGAGCGCGTCTTCCCGGGCGGTTGGCTCGGCGAGGCGATCACGCTCGAACGCACACGCGACCACCTGTTCCCGAACAGCGGGCTCGCTGAGGTGATCGCCGAGCACCTCGGCGCGACGACGACGTTCGGCGACCTCGCGCTCCCGTTCGCCGCGACCGCGATGGACGTCGCCACGACCGAGCCGGTCGTGCTCGACGACGGCCTGCTGCTCCCGGCGTTGCTCGCGAGCGCGGCGATCCCCGCGATCTACCCGCCGATCTTCCGTGACGGACGGCGCCTCTACGACGGCGGCATCGTCGCCAACGTGCCGCTCCGGGAGGCGATCGCACGCGGCGCGCGCACGCTCGTGGTGCTCGACTGCAGCTTCCCGGGCCACGTCCCGCCGCCGCCCGCGACGTTCGCGGAGACGATCCTCTTCACCGTGCTGTGCGTCATGCGGCGGCAGGCAGTCCTCGAAGCGCCGCTCGCCGCCGTGCACGTCCCGGTCGTCTACCTCCCGGGTCCGGCCGCGCAGTCCGTGTCGCCGCTCGACTTCGGCAAGACGGACATGCTCGTCGCCGGTGCGTACGACGCGGCGTCGGCGTTCCTCGACGCGACGCACGTCGACGGTCCGGGCCTGTACGGCTCACCGTGA
- a CDS encoding NAD(P)/FAD-dependent oxidoreductase produces the protein MRPTAEELFGPQPTPRVVVVGAGFAGVATGVKLKRAGIETFTIYESSLGIGGTWWDNTYPGAEVDVGSHLYCFSFKPHDWTRTHAKQPELQKYLEETVDEFGLRPHLRLGVTVESAAWDDDRHVWTVRLDDGTVDKCHVLVSGVGFLNVPRYPDWPGLHDFAGPRFHTARWEHQHDLSGKVVAVVGTGSSATQIVPAIQPIVQKLYVFQREPGWVLPKGERDFTDEQRAELATWWRRVRERYRLKWLLERNLWRGEIYRVGTKRNRAREEVCRRYIARQFEDRPDLRDAVTPKYPYPGKRPVLASTFYPALKKENVELVPRAVSSVTRTGIVDADGVERAVDVLVMATGFQPANYLARLPVVGRDGRTLQEHWAGEPRAYLGITVPGFPNFFMLYGPGTNGGEIVSMLEAQASYAVRVVKRMVRERVTAVDVRPRFEAAWYRWLQSRMEGTSWAVTSNYFKSPTGKVVTQWPYGNALYVVMTKLLGRVSETTRRRAAPPGTTTFH, from the coding sequence GTGAGACCGACGGCCGAAGAGCTGTTCGGCCCGCAGCCCACGCCGCGCGTCGTGGTGGTCGGCGCGGGCTTCGCCGGCGTCGCGACGGGCGTCAAGCTCAAACGTGCCGGCATCGAGACGTTCACGATCTACGAGTCGTCGCTCGGGATCGGCGGCACGTGGTGGGACAACACGTATCCCGGCGCCGAGGTCGACGTCGGGTCGCATCTCTACTGCTTCTCGTTCAAGCCGCACGACTGGACGCGCACACACGCGAAGCAGCCCGAGCTCCAGAAGTACCTGGAGGAGACGGTCGACGAGTTCGGTCTGCGGCCACACCTCCGGCTCGGTGTGACGGTCGAGTCGGCCGCGTGGGACGACGACCGCCACGTGTGGACGGTGCGTCTCGACGACGGCACGGTCGACAAGTGTCACGTGCTCGTCAGCGGTGTCGGCTTCCTCAACGTGCCGCGGTACCCGGACTGGCCCGGGCTGCACGACTTCGCGGGACCGAGGTTCCACACCGCGCGCTGGGAGCACCAGCACGACCTCTCGGGAAAGGTCGTCGCGGTCGTCGGCACGGGATCGTCGGCAACACAGATCGTGCCCGCGATCCAACCCATCGTGCAGAAGCTCTACGTCTTCCAGCGCGAGCCGGGATGGGTGCTCCCGAAGGGTGAGCGCGACTTCACCGACGAGCAGCGCGCGGAGCTGGCCACGTGGTGGCGGCGCGTCCGCGAGCGGTACCGGCTCAAGTGGCTGCTCGAACGGAACCTCTGGCGCGGCGAGATCTACCGGGTCGGCACGAAGCGCAACCGCGCTCGAGAGGAGGTGTGCCGGCGGTACATCGCGCGGCAGTTCGAGGACCGGCCCGACCTGCGGGACGCCGTGACGCCGAAGTACCCGTACCCGGGGAAGCGGCCCGTCCTTGCGAGCACCTTCTATCCCGCGTTGAAGAAGGAGAACGTCGAGCTCGTCCCGCGCGCGGTGTCGTCGGTGACGCGGACGGGGATCGTCGACGCCGACGGCGTCGAGCGCGCCGTCGACGTCCTCGTGATGGCGACGGGCTTCCAGCCCGCGAACTACCTGGCGCGCCTCCCCGTCGTCGGGCGCGACGGGCGGACGTTGCAGGAGCACTGGGCCGGCGAGCCTCGCGCGTACCTCGGCATCACGGTTCCCGGGTTCCCGAACTTCTTCATGCTCTACGGACCGGGCACCAACGGCGGCGAGATCGTGTCGATGCTGGAGGCGCAGGCGTCGTACGCCGTGCGCGTCGTGAAGCGGATGGTGCGTGAGCGCGTGACCGCGGTGGACGTGCGACCGCGCTTCGAGGCCGCGTGGTACCGCTGGCTCCAGTCGCGGATGGAGGGCACGTCGTGGGCGGTGACGAGCAACTACTTCAAGTCGCCGACCGGGAAGGTCGTGACCCAGTGGCCGTACGGCAACGCGCTCTACGTGGTGATGACGAAGCTGCTGGGCCGCGTCTCCGAGACGACGCGCCGTCGCGCCGCACCCCCCGGGACGACGACGTTTCATTGA
- a CDS encoding VOC family protein has protein sequence MIRGFDHVSLPMRDADATVAFYRALGCDVDEQRSVVSVYVGEQMINFHRPEVWPRAEFTLRAPAATPPCGDLCFVWDGSADALRSTLNRVGAAIEEGPVARRGGRRADATSVYVRDPDGNLLEFMIYEAP, from the coding sequence GTGATCCGCGGGTTCGACCACGTGTCGCTCCCGATGCGCGACGCGGACGCGACGGTCGCGTTCTACCGCGCGCTCGGATGCGACGTCGACGAGCAGCGCAGCGTCGTCTCGGTGTACGTCGGCGAGCAGATGATCAACTTCCACCGGCCCGAGGTGTGGCCGCGTGCGGAGTTCACGCTGCGGGCGCCCGCCGCGACGCCGCCGTGTGGCGACCTGTGCTTCGTGTGGGACGGGTCGGCGGACGCGTTGCGCTCGACGCTCAACCGTGTCGGTGCCGCGATCGAGGAAGGTCCCGTCGCGCGTCGTGGTGGCCGTCGTGCGGACGCAACGAGCGTGTACGTACGCGATCCGGACGGCAACCTGCTCGAGTTCATGATCTACGAGGCGCCGTGA